A region of the Kribbella sp. NBC_01245 genome:
ACGACCAGCACGGTACGGCGGTTGTGGTGCTGGCCGCGCTGCGTAACGCGCTCAAGCTCACCGGCAAGTCCATCGAGTCGATCCGCGTGGTCATCTCCGGGGCGGGTGCCGCCGGGGTGGCGTGCGCGCGGATCCTGCTCCAGGCGGGCGTGAGCGACCTGGCCGTGGTGGACAGCAAGGGCGTGCTCTCGAAGGACCGGGCCGATCTGACCCCGGTCAAGCTCTCGCTGGCCCACGACACCGACGGCCCGTCCGGACGCCTGGTCGACGCGCTCGACGGTGCCGACGTGTTCATCGGCGTGTCCGGCGGAACTGTGCCGGAGGAAGCCGTGGCACGGATGAACGAGGGCGCGATCATCTTCGCCCTGGCCAACCCGACGCCCGAGGTCCACCCGGATATCGCCCACCGGTACGCCGCGGTGGTGGCGACGGGTCGTTCCGACTTCCCGAACCAGATCAACAACGTGCTGGCCTTCCCGGGGATCTTCCGGGGCGCCTTCGACGTGGACGCCTCGCGGATCACCGAGGGCATGAAGCTCGCGGCCGCCGAGGCCCTCGCGAACCTGATACCGGCCGACGAACTGCGCGCGGACTACGTCATTCCGTCGCCGTTCGACCCGCGCGTCGCGACGGCCGTGGCCGCAGCCGTCTCGGCCGCCGCGTACACCGACGGCGTCGCCCGCGCCTGATTCGACGCCCTTATCCGGAGAACCTTGCGCTAGCGGGCAAGGTTCTCCGGAGAGGCGTGATGTCAGCCACTGCCCTTGCGTGCGCGCGGGCCTAGGGTGGGCAAATGCTTGCTGCTTACGCTGCCAGGTTCGCTCCGGATGATCCGATCTCCGCGTTGGAGGTGGGGGAGCGGCCCGAGCCGGTCGCGCCCGAAGGCTGGGTGACCGTGGACGTGAAGGCCACCGCGCTGAACCACCATGACCTCTGGTCGCTCAAGGGTGTCGGGCTGTCCGAGGACAAGCTGCCGATGATCCTCGGTTGCGACGCGGCCGGGTTCGATGCCGACGGCAACGAGGTCGTCGTCCACGCGGTCATCTCGGATCCGGCGTGGAAGGGTGACGAGACGCTCGACCCGCGGCGGAGCCTGCTGAGCGAGCGCTACCAGGGCACGCTGGCGGAGAAGGTCGTCGTGCCCGCCCAGAACGTCATCGCCAAGCCCGCCGGCCTGAGCTTCGAGGAGGCCGCGTGCCTGCCGACGGCCTGGCTCACGGCATACCGGATGTTGTTCACGCAGTCGGGCCTGAAGCCGGGCGACACCGTGCTCGTGCAAGGCGCCGGCGGTGGAGTCGCGACGGCCCTGATCACGCTGGCGCGGACCGCCGGGTATCGCGTCTGGGCGACCAGCCGGGATGAGGCCAAGCGGGCGAAGGCGGTCGAGATCGGCGCGCACGACGCCTTCGAATCGGGCGCGCGGCTGCCGGATCGGGTGGACGCCGTGATGGAGACGGTCGGCCAGGCCACTTGGTCGCATTCGCTGAAGTCGCTCCGGCCGGGTGGCACCGTGGTGATCTCCGGCGCGACTAGTGGGCAGGCGCCGAAGTCGGCCGAGCTCAACCGGATCTTCTTCCTGCAGATGCGGATCCAGGGTTCGACCATGGGCACCCGTCAGGAGTTGGCCGGACTGTTGTCGTTCCTGGCCAATACCGGGATCAAGCCGCACATCGACTCGGTCATGCCGCTCAAGGACGCGCGCGAAGGCTTTGCCCGGATGAACCAGGGCGACGTCTTCGGCAAGGTCATCTTCACCGTCTGACTCTGATGATCGTTGTACGACGGGCAGAACCGGGTGATGCCGAGGCAGGCGCCTACTGCCATGCCACGTGCTGGCGAGAGGCGTACACGGGTCTTGCCGATCCAGAGAAGCTAGAGGCGGCAGTAGGCGACATACCCCGCCGTACCGAACGCTGGAAGGCACGCCTTGCTGACGGCCACGTGCAATGGCTGGCGATCAACCCGAACCCAGAGGCGGCCGTCGAGGACAGAGTCATCGGCTTCTCTCACCCCGGGCCTAACCGGGATGAGCCGCCACTGACGGCTCTAGAGCTCTACGCCATCTACGTCCGCAAGGCGTGGTGGGGGAGCGGTCTAGCCGAACGACTCATGCAGGCCGCTATAGGTAACGAGCCCGCCAGCCTTTGGGTGCTCGAGGGCAACGCGCGCGCTCAGGCGTTCTACGCCAAACATGGGTTCGTCCCGGATGGCATGCGAGTGGACGAGCCTTTCTTCGGCGTACCGGAGATCAGGATGGTCCGTTCCGGCGCGTGACCCGGCCTTGTGATGGGTACTGGGTGGTGAGGGTAGATAGGCCGCCCGTCCGTCGTGCTCGTTGGGAGACAGCGATGTTCGCGATCATTGCCGCAGTGATTTTCGGTTTGGCTCTCATCTTGGATTGGACCGAAGCCGAGGTCAGTGACGCGCTCACTCCACAGACGTTGCTGATAGCGGGGCTGCTCTGTATCGCCTTGCATTTGGCCGGTATCGGCACCTCGACCAGCTGGCGCGGCCGCAAGCGCTGAGGGATCAGGGTGCCTGAGGTCAGGATGGTCCGTGCCGGTTTGTGACGTTTCACGCCGGAAACAATTTCGTCGCACCTGGGCAACGCGGTTGGCGGAAGCTTGCCTCACCACGGGAAACCCCCGGGATCGATCCGCCTGATCGATGACGGAAACAGGAGCGCCCATGAGGCCTACCTTGACGGTGATCGCTGATCCCGCAGACCGCTGGATGACCAAGGCTGCGTGCATCGGCCAGGCGCCGGCGTACGACGAGACCGCGAGTGTGTGGGAGCGGCGGAAGGCACAGTCCATCTGCCTGACCGCCTGCCCAGTGCTGGAGGATTGCCGCGCCTGGGCGCGCCGGACCAAGTTCAGCGGTGTCGCCGCGGGGGAGAACTTCCTGTACGGACGCCGCCGCGGCCGCCCGGGCCCAGCGGAGCGCCGGGACGAGCAGCAGGCGAGCTAGGAGTTACACGAGCTGGTGCTGTTTCGCCGGGGCAGGAGCGGGGTCCCGGCGGAACGGCGCCACCAGCGTGGGGATTAGGTGGCGACGGTTATGCACGAGTGCAGTGATCGCTAGGACCAGGTAGACGCCGCAGAGCACGTACCGCCCGGTCTGACCGGGGATGGCGAACTGCACGGCGAAGAGACCCAGCAAGGTCCACGCCGCCCAGCGGGGGAAGCGAAGCGCAAGCAGTACGGCGATGCCCAGCAGGGTCTGCGTCGCCGTGAGCAGGAACTCCTCGGTCTGGCGGCTGTCGAGCGCCAGTGACGCCGGGCCGCCGCCAATGCCGTAGGCGACGGGCAGACTGCCGACTAGCAGCGTCCACTGGTTCACCTTGGCCGAGATGAGTAGTCCGATCGCTGCCGCGCCCTTGCCACGCCACGCGAACAGGATGGCCACCAGGAACTCAGGAGTCTCCGAGGCGAGTGGGGCCAGCCACTGCACCAGCAGGAACTCGTCGACGCCGAGGACGCGTCCACTCGCCACAAGTGACTCCGCGAACGGCTCGGCGCTTGCCAGGATGATCGCGGCAGCGCTGACGAACATCCCGATCACGAGCGTCCGACGCTGCTTGGTGCCCAAGGCGCCGATCCGCGCGGCCGGGCCGACCAGCTCGGGGTCTTCGTCGTCGCCCGAGGTCGCCGCGCGCCAGAGGTAGAACGCGAAGAACGCGAGCAACGCGATGCCCAGCACTAGGTGGATCTGGCCGCTGATCGGGATGATGAACGCGACCACGGCGGCGATCGCGAGGAAGCCGAGCTCGCGGCGATAACCCGAGTCGAGCACGAGTGCCCGCACGGTCCGGCCGCTGCGCTTGCTTGCGATGTAGAGGCTGACCAGCACGACGACGGACCAGCCGAGGCCGAGCAGGAGCCGGTTCGAGCCGGTCATGTTGGCGGCCGCGTAGGCGACGTACTCCGGATTGCTGCCGGCGGTGTGCGCGAAGTAGAGGTCCACCGCATACTCCGGCAGGACCGCGATCAGGGCCAGTACCGCGATGGCCAGGCCGCCGGAGATGTCGACCTCCGCCGCCTCGGCGGCCCAGGCCAGCACGAAGGACGCGGCGACCACGCCGAGACCGAACACCAGCAGGGAGATGGCCGGCGCCGGGTGGAGCTGGGTCAGCCTCAGCACGACGGCCGGAATGGCCAGTGCGAGGCAGAGTGCCACGGGGCGGAAGGCTCTGAACACGGTTCCAAGCCTGCCACCACTTTGATACTTTCGCAATTGCGCAAGTATGAGAGCGTCCTCACCCCGGCCCGGCGTCCACTCAGTGGACTGGCTGAGGCATCAGAATGAGCATGCGATGACAGAACCGACCCGCGCCCAGCTCGATGCCGCCGCCAGCACGTTTGCCATGCTGTCGGCGCCAGTCCGCCTGCACCTGGTGTCCCTCGCGGCCCAGGGGGAGTACGACGTCGGCACGCTCGCCGCCCGGGTCGGCGTCAGTATCGCCACCGCCAGCCAGCACCTCGGCAAACTCCGCCTCGCCGGCATCATCACCGCCCGCCGCGACGGCCGCCGCCACATCTACACCGTCGACGACCCCCACGTACTCACCCTCGTCGACCAGATCTTCGAGCACATCGCCCCCGACGGCACCCTCGCCCCCGACCCACCCCTCCGCCGCAAACGCCCGCCCTCAGACCCAAACGACGAGTCGTAGCCAGCGTCCGAGGCACACGCCCGGGAAGGCTCCTGCGTCCTTCTCAGACGATGTGGCGTAGGTAGCGTTCGGGCGCTTGAAGGAACGCTTTCCAGTTTTGGACGAGTTCTAGGTCGTCCCAGGTCGTTTCGCGGATGCCCCACTCGCCGACTTCGAGGATGCGGGCGCCGGGGACGGACGCGACCACGGGGGAGTGGGTGGCGCAGAGGACTTGCGCGCCGCCGGTTGCCATTTCGCTCAGTACGCCGACCAACGCGAGGCTGGAGGAGAAGGAGAGGGCCGACTCGGGCTCGTCGATGCAATAGAGGCCTGGGCTGTCGAACCGGCTGCGCAGGATCTCCAGAAAACCCTCGCCGTGGCTCAGCTCGTGAAACCGAGGGTCGTACACGCCCGGGTTTTGTTCGAGGTACGTGTAGTAGCCGTGCATCGTCTCGGCCCGGAGGAAGAACCCCCACCGCGCGCCACCAGCGCCACGGGTCAGCCGGATCTGCCCGGACAGCGGTGACTCGGATTCACGCGTACTCACCCGCGCGCCGGTCGATCCGCCCTCGGGCGACATGCCGAAGGCGATCGCGATGGCCTCGACCAAGGTGGATTTGCCCGCGCCGTTCTCGCCGACCAGGAACGTGACGCCGGGGGAAAGATCGAGGCCGTCGCGCAAGAGCTGCGCGACGGCCGGGATCGTATGAGGCCACTCCGAGCCGGGTGAGACGCCGTCAGCCGCCTGCACCCGACGTACCGGATGTGTCTCGAAGGGCACTACCTACTCGTCTTCGTCGTCCAGGCGGGCCAGCCAGGTGGCGAACCGCTCGATCGGCGTTTCGAACTCGGGGTTCAGGTCGACGAACTCGCGCAGCCTCTCGGCCACCCAGGCCAGCGTGACGTCTTCCTCGCCACGCCGGCTCTCGAGCTCCTCGATCCCTCTGTCGGTGAAGTACACGTCAGCTGAAGGCCTGCTTCAGCAGCGTGGACTGCTCGGCGGTGTGCACACTGTGCGAACCGACGGACGTCGCGGACATGTCCGTCCGCGACACCCGGTAGAACGGCTTGCCACCGAGGTGCTGGGTCAGGTTCAGCGCCATGAACGGCCACGGGCCCTGGTTGGCCGGCTCGTCCTGAACCCAGCGGATCTCCTGCAGGTTCGGGTACTTGGCGAGCTCCGCCTGGATCTCGGCCACCGGCAGCGGGTAGAGCTGCTCGACCCGGACGATCGCGGTGCTGAGCTTGTCCGGCTCGACCTTCTTGCGCTCGGCGAACAGGTCCCAGGCGACGCGGCCGGATGACAGCAGCACCCGCTCGACACCACTCGCGACCGCGGGATCGGTGGACGTCTCGGTGTCGCCGATGATCGGCTGGAACGCACCCCGAGTGAACTCCTCGGGCTGCGAGGTGGCCGCCTTGAGCCGGAGCAGCTGCTTCGGCGTGAAGATGATCAGCGGGTGGTGCTCCTCGCCGAGCGAGTGGCGCCGCAGCAGGTGGAAGTACGACGCGGGGGTCGACGGCTGCGCGACGGTCATCGCGTCCTCGGCGCAGAGCGTGAGGAAGCGCTCAATCCGGGCCGAGCTGTGGTCCGGGCCCTGCCCCTCGTAACCGTGCGGCAGCAGCAGCACGACCCCGGACTTCTGGCCCCACTTCGCCTCACCGGACGAGATGTACTCGTCGATGATGCTCTGCGCGCCGTTCACGAAGTCACCGAACTGCGCCTCCCAGAGCACCAGCGCCTCCGGACGCGCCACCGAGTAGCCGTACTCGAAACCGAGCGCGGCGTACTCGCTGAGCAGCGAGTCGTAGACGTAGAAGTTCTCCTGGCCCTCGTCGAGGTGCTGCAGCGGCGTGTAGTCCTGACCGGTGACCCGGTCGATGATCGTCGCGAACCGCTGCGAGAACGTGCCGCGGCGGCTGTCCTGACCGGCGAGCCGGACCGGACGGCCCTGCAGCAGCAGCGAACCGAAGCCGATGATCTCCGCCGTACCCCAGTCGATCGGGCCTTGCGTGATCGCGGCGGCCCGGCGCTGCAGCTGCGGCAGCACCTTCGGGTGCGCGGTGAAGCCCTCCGGCAGCGTGGTGTACGCGTCGGCGATCTTCTTCAGCACCTCCGGCGTGGTCGCGGTCGCGTCCGGACCCTCGGGCTTGTCCGGGTAGACCGGCACCGTCACGTACGGCGGCGGCGTGTCCGGCTCGGACTTGGCCTCGCGCACCTCGGTGAAGACCCGCTCCAGCCGCTGCTGGAAGTCGCGCAGAACCTGCTCGGCCTCCTCGACGGTGATGTCGCCACGGCCGATCAGGGACTCGGTGTAGAGCTTGCGCACCGAACGCTTCTGCTCGATCAGGTCGTACATCAACGGCTGGGTGAAGCTCGGGTCGTCGCCCTCGTTGTGGCCGCGACGGCGGTAGCAGACCAGGTCGATGACGACGTCCTTGTTGAACGCCTGGCGGTACTCGAAGGCGAGATCCGCGACCCGGATGCAGGCCTCGGGGTCGTCGCCGTTCACGTGGAAGATCGGCGCCTGCACCATCCGCGCGACGTCCGTGCAGTACATGGACGAACGCGACGAGGCCGGCGAGGTGGTGAAGCCGACCTGGTTGTTGACGATGACGTGGATCGTGCCGCCGGTGCGGTAACCGCGCAGCTGCGACAGGTTCAGCGTCTCCGCGACGACGCCCTGGCCGGCGAAGGCCGCGTCACCGTGGACCAGCACCGGCAGGACCGGGAAGACCGCGCCCTGGTTCAGGATGTCCTGCTTGGCGCGGGTGATGCCCTCCAGGACCGGGTCGACGGTCTCCAGGTGGGACGGGTTCGCCGCGACCGACACCTTGATCTTGTCGCCGAACTCGGACACGAACTCGCCCTCGGCGCCCAGGTGGTACTTCACGTCACCCGAGCCCTGGACCGTGCGCGGGTCGATGTTGCCGTCGAACTCGCGGAAGATCTGGCTGTACGACTTGCCGACGATGTTGGCCAGCACGTTCAGCCGGCCGCGGTGGGCCATGCCGATGGTGACCTCGTCGAGCCCGGCACCAGCGGCCTCTTCGCAGATCTCGTCCAGCAGCGGGATGGTCGTCTCGCCACCTTCGAGCGAGAAGCGCTTCTGGCCGACGTACTTCGTCTGCAGGAAGGTCTCGAACGCCTCGGCCTCGTTCAGCTTGGCGAGGATGCGGAGCTGCTCTTCGCGCGGCGGCTTGGTGTGCGGCCGCTCGACCCGCTCCTGGATCCACTTGCGCTGTTCCGGGTCCTGGATGTGCATGTACTCGATACCGACCGTGCGGCAGTACGAGTCGCGCAGGATGCCGAGGATCTCGCGCAGCTTGAGGAAGCGGCGATCGCTCTGCGCACCGAACGACCCGGTCGCGAACTCACGGTCCAGGTCCCACAGGGTCAGACCGTGCGTGGCGACGTCCAGGTCCGGGTGGCTGCGCTGCTTGTACTCCAGCGGGTCGGTGTCGGCCATGATGTGGCCGCGCACCCGGTAGGCGTGGATCAGCTCGAGGATGCGCGCCTGCTTGGAGACGTCCTCCTCGTGGCTGTGCGGCAGGTCCTGGGCCCAGCGGATCGGCTCATACGGGATCCGCAGCGCCTGGAAGATCTCGTCGTAGAAACCCTCCTCGCCGAGCAGCAGCTTGTGCAGCCGGCGCAGGAACTCACCCGACTGGGCGCCCTGGATGATGCGGTGGTCGTACGTCGAGGTCAGCGTCATCACTTTGCTGACCGCGAGCTTGGCCATCGTCTCCTCGGCCGCCCCCTGGTACGCCGGGGGGTACTCCATGGCGCCGACGCCGACGATCGCGCCCTGGCCCTTCATCAGCCGCGGCACGGAGTGCTGGGTGCCGATGGTGCCGGGGTTGGTCAGGCTGATCGACGTGCCCTGGAAGTCCGGCAGCGCGAGCTTGTTGTCGCGGGCCCGGCGCACGATGTCCTCATACGCCATCCAGAAGTCGGCGAAGGTCATCGTGTCGGCGCCCTTGATCGACGGCACCAGCAGCTGCCGGGTGCCGTCGGGCTTCTGCATGTCGATGGCCAGGCCGAGGTTGATGTGGGCCGGCTTCACCACCGTCGGCTTGCCGTCGACCTCTTCGTAGTACGCGTTCATCTCGGGCAGCGTCTTGAGCGCCTTGACCAGAGCCCAGCCGACCATGTGGGTGAACGAGACCTTGCCACCCCGCGCGCGCTTGAGGTGGTTGTTGATCACGATCCGGTTGTCGATCATCAGCTTGACCGGCACCTGCCGGACGCTGGTGGCCGTCGGGACCTCGAGGCTCGACTCCATGTTCTGCACGGTCCGCGCGGGGGCACCGCGCAGAATCGTCCGCTCGGGCTCTGCCTGGGCGGGTGCGGACTTGGGTTGCGCGCTGGGCGGCTGGTTCACCGTGCCTCCGGTCGGGCTGCCGCTACCGGCAGGTGCTGCTGTGGTCGGGGAAGTTGCTGGTGCTTTCGCGGCCGGGGCCGCGGTGGGTACGGCGTTGGGCTGCCCGGCGGTCGGCTGCGCGGCCTTGGGCTGTACGGCGGTCGGCTGGCTCGGCGCCGTCGGCGTCGTTGGCTGGGCCGGTGCGGGAGAACCCGGAGCTACCGGCTGCGCGGTGGCGGCAATGCTCGACGCGGGCGCGGCCGGAGCCGTACCACGGCCGGGCGCCTCGGGCGTCTTGTTGTCGGAAACGGCATCCGGGCGCGGGGCGTCGTTGGAAGTGCCCTTGGTCGTCCGGTTCGCACCGGTATCCGGGGTGTACCCCTTGAAGAATTCCCACCAGGCCCTGTCCACCGAGTTCGGATCCTGGAGGAACTTCTGGTACATCTCGTCGACCAGCCATTCGTTCGCGCCGAAGGCTGCAAGCGGGTTCGTTTCTGATGGCTCGGTGGCCACTGGGCAGTTCGCCTCTTCCGATCGTGTCAAGTGCCGCTGGTGTGCATGCCGAAGTTATGGGGCCGAAAGTTATGGGTAGGTCCCGAGGGCAAGGCTAATAGCAGGCCCCACACTTCTACAGCCCGGGCCTACCGGACCAGTCGCCCCACTGGTTGCGTCCGGCACCGGTTCGGGGGCCGATCCGGCTGGTCCGTCGATCAAAGGCCTGTGCACAGACCGTAAAGGGCGGTTCCGACACTGTTCGCAAGCTGATTCGTACACTACGCGCTGTGGCGAACGTCACGCCCCGCCTTCACCAGGATTTCACCGGTTGACCAACCGGCGGACCAGCTTCAGCCCTGACCAGGTGCCATCGATCGCGCACACCTTCACGTCCACGACGCCCAGTGGCAGCGCCAGCTCCCGGACGCCGTTCTCGTTGAGGTCGGTCGCGACCCCTGACGATCGCTTCGGCCACGCGACCCAGATCATCCCGGCCGTGGTCGTACGCTCGAGCAGCACGGGCAACCGGCCGGCCAGCCGAGCCCGATCCGGGCAGAACGCCAGCACTATGTCGTACTCCCGGGTGTCCGCGCTTTCGGCGGTCTGCGCGCCGTCCGGCAGGCCCTCGATCGCGAACCCGGGTGGCGCGTTGTCGAGCCATACCGTCTGCCCCGGTTTGACCCCAAGCTTCGCGGCAAGCGGCTTCCCGGAATACCCACTGGTCATAACCCTGATGCTAGGCCGAGTGGCATTGGTGGGGATGTGGACTGGTGGGCGGCATACTGGCCCGCATGGCGCTGACTGACGAGGCGATCGTCAAGATCAAGTCGATGATCACTTCCGGGGAGCTGGGACCAGGGGACCGGTTGCCCAAGGAAGCGGATCTGGCTGCCCGGCTCGGGTTGTCGCGCAATTCGCTGCGCGAGGCGGTCAAGGCGCTGACGCTGGTCAACGTGCTGGACGTGCGGCACGGCGACGGCACCTATGTCACCAGTCTCGACTCGGCGCATCTGCTCGACGCCTTGAGCTTCATGGTCGACCTGCACCAGGACGATTCGGTCCTGCAGTTCTTCGAGGTACGACGCCTGCTCGAGCCTGGCGTCGCGGCGCTCGCGGCCGGGCGGATCACCCCGGAGGAGCTCACCAACCTGCGTGAGCTGACGAGCTCGCTCACGGCGGAAGCGGACGTCGACGACCTCGTCGCCAACGACCTGCGCTTCCATCGGGCCATCGCCGAGGCCACTGGCAACGCCGTCGTCTGTTCGCTGCTGGACGGCGTCTCGGGTGCCACTCAACGGGCGCGGGTCTGGCGCGGGATCACCCAGTCCGGCGCGGTCGAGCGGACGCTCGCGGAGCACAACGCCATTCTCGACGCGCTCGAAGCCGGTGACGCCGACGCGGCTCGCGCGTGGATGACCGCGCACATCGTCGGGGTCGAGACCTGGCTGCGCAAGGCCGCCACGTCCGACTGAAGTAATCGGTTGAACGACCCTTCGGCGGTGGCTACCATGACGGAGTCTTATTGCCGTTGATCGGAGTGATGGTTGCTCGCTTGAGATCGAACTCTCGCCGTTGGCCGCCCCAATTCTGGGTGTGTGGCCTCGACATCGATCTCAGGAGTGTCCATGGTCAACTCTCATATCAGCACGGCCCTTTCCTGCACTGACCTGCATTTCGCCTGGCCCGACGGTGACGTCGTCTTCGACGGATTGTCGTTCGTGGCCGGCCCGGTTCGCTCCGGGCTGGTCGGGCGCAACGGCACCGGTAAGTCGACCCTGTTGCGGTTGATCGCCGGCCGGCTGAAACCCCAGGGCGGTGTGGTGAAGTACGCCGGCACGCTCGGCTATCTCCCGCAGGACCTCACCCTCGACGTCACGCTCTCGGTCGACCAGGCCCTCGGTATCGCCACCACCCGTCAAGCCATCGCGGCCATCGAGGCGGGTGACGCGTCCGAGGCCAACTTCGCCGCGGTCGGTGACGAGTGGGACGTGGAGGAGCGGGCCGAGGCGATGCTCGGCAAACTCGGCCTCGGCAAGATCGGCCTCGACCGGCGGATCGCCGAGCTGTCGGGTGGCGAGACGATCCTGCTCGGCCTGGCCGCCGAGCTGATGCGCCGCCCGGACGTGCTGCTGCTCGACGAGCCCACCAACAACCTCGACCTGAACGCACGGCACCGCTTGTACGACGCCGTCGCGTCCTTCCGTGGTGCGTTGCTGGTGGTCAGCCACGACCGCGAGTTGCTCGACCAGGTGGACCAGATCGGCGAGCTGCGGCAAGGCGATCTCACCTGGTACGGCGGCAACCTCACGGCGTACGAGCAGGCCGTCGCGATCGAGCAAGAAGCAGCCGAGCGGATGGTGCGCGCGGCCGAATCCGACGTACGGAGGCAGAAACGTGAACTGATCGAGGCCCGGATGAAGATCGACAAGCGGGCGGCCCAAGGGCAACGGGCCCAGGACGCGGGCGGTATTCCGAAGATCGTCGCGGGCGGTTTGAAGCGGAGCGCGCAGGTCGCGGCCGGGAAACACCGGAACCTGCACATCGATCGGCTCGAAACCGCAAAGGAATCCCTGGCCGAGGCTGAGGCTCGCGTCCACGATGACGACAGCATCCGGATCGACCTGCCAGCCACCGCCGTACCGGCCGGGCGGATCGTCGTTCAACTGGACGGGCTGGCGCTGAGGACCGGCCAGGAGATCGAGCTGGAGATCCGGGGGCCGGAGCGGATCGCCCTGGTCGGGGCCAACGGCGCGGGCAAGAGCACGTTGTTGCACGCCATCGTCAACGCGCAGGCGCCGGTCGTGCCGTACCGGTTGCTGCCGCAGCGGCTCGACCTGCTGCGGGATGACCTGACCATCGCGGAAAACCTGGCTCTCAGTGCACCGCATGCCGACAACAACGAAAGACGCGCTCGGCTCGCGCGGTTCCTCTTCCGAGGGCGTGCTGCGGATCAGCTTGTCGGCACGTTGTCGGGTGGCGAGCGGTTCCGGGCGACGCTGGCGGCGTTACTGCTGGCGGAACCACCGCCGCAGTTGCTGATGCTGGACGAGCCGACGAACAACCTCGACCTGGCGAGTGTGGCCCAGCTGACCGACGCCCTCGCGTCGTACGCCGGGGCCTTGATCGTGGCGAGCCACGACCTGCCCTGGCTGCGGTCGATCGGCATCACCCGCTGGCTCCAACTCGACGACGACGGCCTGACGGCCATCGACCCACTCTGACCTGGAAGGGGGACTGATGATCACGAGTACGGATCTCAAGTTCGCCTGGCCGGACGGAGCCGTCGTGTTCGACGGCCTGTCGTTCGTGGCCGGCCCGGTCCGCACCGGGCTGGTCGGCCGCAATGGCACCGGCAAGTCCACCCTGCTGCGGCTGATCGCCGGCCGCTTGACGCCGCAGCAGGGCGACATCCGGTACGCCGGAACGCTCGGCTATCTCCCGCAAGACCTGCCACTCGACGTGGCGCAGACGGTCGCCGAGGTCCTCGGTATCGCCGTCATCCGTCAGGCCATCGCGGCCATCGAGGCGGGTGACACGTCCGAGGCCAACTTCGCCGTGGTCGGTGACGAGTGGGACGTGGCGGAGGAGGCCGAGGTCATGCTGGCCAAGGTCGGCCTCGGCGCGATCGGCCTCGACCGGCGGATCGGTGAACTGTCCGGTGGCGAGACCATCCTGCTCGGCCTCGCGGCGGAGCTGTTGCGGCGACCGGACGTGCTGCTCCTCGACGAACCCACCAACAACCTCGATCGCGACACCCGGCTCAAGCTGTACGACGCGGTCGACGCCTTCCGGGGCACGCTGCTGGTCGTCAGTCACGACCGGGAGCTGCTCGACAAGGTGGACCAGATCGGCGAGCTCCGCCAGGGCGAACTCACCTGGTACGGCGGCAACCTGACCGCCTACGAGCAGATCGTCGCGATCGAGCAGGAGGCGGCGCAGCGTTTGGTCCGGACGGCGGCGGCCGATCTGCGCAAGCAGAAGCGCGATCTGGCCGCGGCCCGGGTCCAGCTCGACCGGCGAGTGCGGTACGGCCAGAAGATGTGGAACACCAAACGCGAGCCAAAGGTGGTGATGGGTAATCGGAAGCAGTCCGCGCAAGTTGCCGCCGGCAAACATCGGAACCTGCACCTGGACCGGGTCAAGTCGGCCCAGGACGCGCTGACCCACGCCGAGGCGCTGGTGTACGACGACGACTCCATCCGCATCGACCTGCCGGGAACGGCTGTCCCCACCGGCCGGTTGGTTGTGCGGCTCGAGCGGCACCGGCTCGCCACCGGTCAGCGGATCGACCTGGAG
Encoded here:
- a CDS encoding NAD(P)-dependent malic enzyme gives rise to the protein MAVEAFPTENDHPQADAYAGDPVFDLHVGGKIEVISTVKVGDADDLSKAYTPGVARVCTAIAQDPALVRRYTWKANTVAVITDGTAVLGLGDIGPEASLPVMEGKALLFKEFGGVNSVPIALDCTDVDEFVETVVRLAPTFGGINLEDISAPRCFEIERRLKERLDIPVFHDDQHGTAVVVLAALRNALKLTGKSIESIRVVISGAGAAGVACARILLQAGVSDLAVVDSKGVLSKDRADLTPVKLSLAHDTDGPSGRLVDALDGADVFIGVSGGTVPEEAVARMNEGAIIFALANPTPEVHPDIAHRYAAVVATGRSDFPNQINNVLAFPGIFRGAFDVDASRITEGMKLAAAEALANLIPADELRADYVIPSPFDPRVATAVAAAVSAAAYTDGVARA
- a CDS encoding zinc-binding dehydrogenase; its protein translation is MLAAYAARFAPDDPISALEVGERPEPVAPEGWVTVDVKATALNHHDLWSLKGVGLSEDKLPMILGCDAAGFDADGNEVVVHAVISDPAWKGDETLDPRRSLLSERYQGTLAEKVVVPAQNVIAKPAGLSFEEAACLPTAWLTAYRMLFTQSGLKPGDTVLVQGAGGGVATALITLARTAGYRVWATSRDEAKRAKAVEIGAHDAFESGARLPDRVDAVMETVGQATWSHSLKSLRPGGTVVISGATSGQAPKSAELNRIFFLQMRIQGSTMGTRQELAGLLSFLANTGIKPHIDSVMPLKDAREGFARMNQGDVFGKVIFTV
- a CDS encoding GNAT family N-acetyltransferase — translated: MIVVRRAEPGDAEAGAYCHATCWREAYTGLADPEKLEAAVGDIPRRTERWKARLADGHVQWLAINPNPEAAVEDRVIGFSHPGPNRDEPPLTALELYAIYVRKAWWGSGLAERLMQAAIGNEPASLWVLEGNARAQAFYAKHGFVPDGMRVDEPFFGVPEIRMVRSGA
- a CDS encoding WhiB family transcriptional regulator, whose amino-acid sequence is MRPTLTVIADPADRWMTKAACIGQAPAYDETASVWERRKAQSICLTACPVLEDCRAWARRTKFSGVAAGENFLYGRRRGRPGPAERRDEQQAS
- a CDS encoding sodium:proton exchanger; its protein translation is MFRAFRPVALCLALAIPAVVLRLTQLHPAPAISLLVFGLGVVAASFVLAWAAEAAEVDISGGLAIAVLALIAVLPEYAVDLYFAHTAGSNPEYVAYAAANMTGSNRLLLGLGWSVVVLVSLYIASKRSGRTVRALVLDSGYRRELGFLAIAAVVAFIIPISGQIHLVLGIALLAFFAFYLWRAATSGDDEDPELVGPAARIGALGTKQRRTLVIGMFVSAAAIILASAEPFAESLVASGRVLGVDEFLLVQWLAPLASETPEFLVAILFAWRGKGAAAIGLLISAKVNQWTLLVGSLPVAYGIGGGPASLALDSRQTEEFLLTATQTLLGIAVLLALRFPRWAAWTLLGLFAVQFAIPGQTGRYVLCGVYLVLAITALVHNRRHLIPTLVAPFRRDPAPAPAKQHQLV
- a CDS encoding ArsR/SmtB family transcription factor: MTEPTRAQLDAAASTFAMLSAPVRLHLVSLAAQGEYDVGTLAARVGVSIATASQHLGKLRLAGIITARRDGRRHIYTVDDPHVLTLVDQIFEHIAPDGTLAPDPPLRRKRPPSDPNDES
- a CDS encoding AAA family ATPase codes for the protein MPFETHPVRRVQAADGVSPGSEWPHTIPAVAQLLRDGLDLSPGVTFLVGENGAGKSTLVEAIAIAFGMSPEGGSTGARVSTRESESPLSGQIRLTRGAGGARWGFFLRAETMHGYYTYLEQNPGVYDPRFHELSHGEGFLEILRSRFDSPGLYCIDEPESALSFSSSLALVGVLSEMATGGAQVLCATHSPVVASVPGARILEVGEWGIRETTWDDLELVQNWKAFLQAPERYLRHIV
- a CDS encoding DUF6104 family protein, coding for MYFTDRGIEELESRRGEEDVTLAWVAERLREFVDLNPEFETPIERFATWLARLDDEDE